The Vicia villosa cultivar HV-30 ecotype Madison, WI linkage group LG1, Vvil1.0, whole genome shotgun sequence genome includes a region encoding these proteins:
- the LOC131611204 gene encoding agamous-like MADS-box protein AGL62, with product MSTEKKGRGRQKIEMKKMSNDSNLQVTFSKRRSGLFKKASELCTLCDADVALVIFSPGDKVFSFGHPHVDTVIDRYLSRAPPQNNGTMQFIEARHSAIVRELNCHLTQINSMLDNEKKSGDQLGHYLKANEAQFWSASPIDKMNRPQLEFFQRGLEELKKRVAQHAERIVTQGAHTQTIPFFVGNSSNSSMPLHHQGNPQHAQIFQPPFFQNPMMQPHLFDFNNKGGSDGNNPSGFF from the coding sequence ATGTCAACTGAAAAGAAAGGTCGTGGTCGCCAAAAGATTGAGATGAAAAAGATGAGCAATGATAGCAACCTGCAAGTGACTTTCTCGAAGCGCCGTAGTGGGCTCTTCAAGAAAGCAAGTGAACTTTGCACACTTTGTGATGCTGATGTTGCCCTCGTCATATTCTCACCTGGTGATAAGGTGTTTTCCTTTGGTCACCCACATGTTGATACGGTCATAGATCGTTATCTGTCACGCGCTCCACCCCAGAACAATGGCACCATGCAGTTCATTGAGGCTCGCCATAGCGCTATTGTGCGTGAGCTCAATTGTCACCTCACTCAAATCAACAGTATGCTGGACAATGAGAAGAAGAGTGGTGATCAGCTGGGTCATTATCTTAAGGCAAATGAGGCTCAGTTTTGGTCGGCAAGTCCCATTGATAAAATGAATaggcctcaacttgaatttttccaGAGAGGTTTAGAGGAACTTAAAAAACGTGTTGCACAACATGCTGAAAGAATTGTAACTCAGGGTGCACATACCCAAACTATTCCATTCTTTGTTGGAAATAGTTCAAACTCTAGCATGCCTCTCCATCATCAAGGAAATCCTCAGCATGCTCAAATATTTCAACCACCATTTTTTCAGAACCCTATGATGCAGCCTCATTTGTTTGATTTCAACAATAAGGGTGGAAGTGACGGAAATAATCCCTCGGGATTCTTTTAA